In a single window of the Methanolobus psychrophilus R15 genome:
- a CDS encoding acetyltransferase gives MWKKITDKNVANVSEETLNGVLKLYRENFTEINEARFKLYTRFFKRTTYVYVDENEVRGYCLYYVMASLSKRGLARVATLYSFTVDNKYQGLGIGTKLLEKSLLEMQLHSIDRVILYVAADNEPAIGLYEKMGFKATEEVMDVCGPGKQCYQMELFFSN, from the coding sequence ATGTGGAAGAAAATCACAGATAAGAATGTTGCCAATGTTAGCGAAGAGACATTAAATGGAGTTCTGAAACTCTACAGGGAAAATTTCACGGAGATAAACGAAGCTAGATTCAAGTTATATACTCGCTTTTTCAAAAGAACAACTTATGTATATGTAGATGAAAACGAAGTTAGAGGTTACTGTCTTTACTATGTGATGGCTTCTTTATCGAAGAGAGGGCTTGCAAGAGTAGCAACTCTTTACTCCTTCACAGTTGATAACAAGTACCAAGGATTGGGTATTGGGACCAAGCTTCTTGAAAAAAGTTTACTCGAGATGCAATTGCATTCAATCGATCGTGTTATATTATACGTTGCAGCAGACAATGAACCTGCAATCGGCCTGTATGAAAAAATGGGATTTAAGGCTACAGAAGAAGTGATGGATGTATGTGGCCCTGGAAAGCAGTGTTACCAAATGGAGTTATTTTTTAGCAACTAG
- a CDS encoding transposase: protein MAGKEQILIDRKVILDEINDLITHENNSRVLKRLYFVKFRYLGDSVEEAATKVGVTKKTGYCWQESWNKGGYAALMPNFGGGRKSKLTDEQKKELRALLENKDYWTTREVWKLIKEKYGVEYSEKQVGVILHSFNMYHSKPYPLDYRRPKNAEEILKKLTEAIPKHIGQDEQYIIGFLDESSPQTKANTQRLWSFKKPLIIKNTDYVKANAFAFYSINGNSIIDFMKSSKTEDVCEFLEKIVEQNPGKRIILVLDNARSHHAKKTISKARDLKITLVFLPPYSPDLNPVEFVWKTIKREVSVKFVRSKEHLRDIIKMEFMRVESSLSFAKKWIETFNAQIKSVNC, encoded by the coding sequence ATGGCGGGGAAAGAACAAATTCTGATTGACCGAAAGGTAATTCTCGACGAGATTAACGATTTGATCACACACGAGAACAATTCAAGAGTGTTGAAAAGGCTCTATTTTGTTAAATTTAGATATTTAGGGGATTCTGTAGAAGAAGCTGCTACTAAAGTAGGAGTGACTAAGAAAACAGGATATTGCTGGCAAGAAAGTTGGAATAAAGGCGGCTATGCCGCCTTAATGCCAAATTTTGGCGGAGGTAGGAAATCCAAACTTACTGATGAACAAAAAAAGGAATTAAGAGCTTTGTTGGAAAATAAGGATTACTGGACTACAAGAGAAGTCTGGAAGTTAATAAAGGAAAAATATGGCGTAGAATATTCAGAGAAACAAGTAGGAGTTATACTTCACAGTTTTAACATGTATCACTCAAAGCCATATCCCCTTGACTACAGAAGACCTAAAAACGCTGAAGAGATCTTAAAAAAACTAACCGAAGCAATTCCAAAACATATTGGTCAAGATGAGCAGTATATCATAGGTTTTCTGGATGAATCTTCACCACAAACAAAAGCAAACACGCAAAGATTATGGTCATTTAAAAAACCGTTGATAATAAAAAATACGGATTACGTTAAAGCAAATGCATTTGCGTTTTATTCGATCAACGGGAACAGTATCATTGATTTTATGAAAAGCTCAAAAACAGAAGATGTGTGTGAATTCCTGGAAAAAATTGTAGAGCAAAACCCAGGGAAAAGAATAATTCTTGTTCTCGATAATGCAAGATCGCATCATGCAAAGAAAACGATAAGTAAAGCGAGAGATTTAAAAATAACACTTGTGTTCCTACCACCTTATTCACCTGATCTAAATCCAGTAGAATTTGTCTGGAAAACAATCAAAAGAGAAGTGTCAGTCAAATTTGTCAGATCAAAAGAACATTTGAGGGATATTATCAAAATGGAATTTATGAGGGTAGAGAGCTCATTATCGTTTGCAAAAAAATGGATAGAAACATTTAATGCACAAATAAAAAGTGTGAATTGTTGA